Proteins co-encoded in one Pocillopora verrucosa isolate sample1 chromosome 1, ASM3666991v2, whole genome shotgun sequence genomic window:
- the LOC131785471 gene encoding uncharacterized protein, protein MATVASGMNNAIPNGPELGEVKIEKVDQIKTSDQNFNWKITTTVPSYNDANSLNTTTTVTENTSSDNSNNVVVAECPQIDAATLKLATLPMKTQIMPGPYSEVQLPKKENHVKRPMNSFMVWAQSARRKLAEQYPHVHNAELSKMLGKLWRMLPPAEKQPYVDEAARLDKRHKEEFPDYKYRPRRKQKPMKRPYVQTRVAVTPGWPAGQAQTPIAMNGTATIAAQNGTFPTTALTQNSQVAQVFPQGIQTVPVQAVNNGGTVTYAPIGSVGYVPTTPIPGGSMILRPTFVTTAVTNPTSIQPAASVTVQAVRSTVATTLATPSYAIPLTQYAGAPIIVSSGVNNLVNSTDNTNMATEKPTENVPLATISIPASMAGPMNNHFATIAAAGLVAPNSDPVQPKTSESQHAVDNNSVLTVSVSRNGTENQVDASNAEHPQSIEVKTAEGCRI, encoded by the coding sequence ATGGCTACGGTTGCGAGTGGAATGAATAACGCGATCCCAAACGGACCTGAACTTGGTGAAGTGAAAATAGAGAAAGTAGATCAGATCAAGACGAGCGATCAGAACTTCAACTGGAAAATAACGACGACGGTGCCTTCATATAACGATGCCAATTCCCTGAACACAACAACAACCGTAACAGAAAACACGTCTTCGGACAACAGTAATAATGTAGTAGTGGCAGAATGTCCTCAAATCGATGCTGCTACTCTAAAGCTTGCTACTTTGCCAATGAAGACACAGATCATGCCTGGCCCTTACTCTGAAGTTCAGCTGCCCAAGAAGGAAAATCATGTCAAACGGCCGATGAATTCGTTCATGGTTTGGGCGCAGTCAGCGAGAAGAAAACTCGCCGAACAGTACCCGCACGTACATAATGCTGAATTAAGCAAAATGCTCGGAAAACTCTGGCGAATGCTTCCCCCTGCTGAAAAGCAACCGTACGTGGATGAGGCGGCAAGGCTAGACAAAAGACACAAAGAGGAATTTCCAGACTATAAATATCGACCAAGAAGGAAGCAGAAACCGATGAAACGTCCGTATGTTCAAACGCGAGTTGCTGTGACACCCGGGTGGCCTGCTGGACAGGCTCAAACTCCAATCGCAATGAACGGGACGGCTACCATCGCAGCTCAAAACGGCACCTTTCCCACTACAGCCTTGACACAGAATTCCCAAGTGGCTCAGGTTTTTCCTCAAGGAATTCAGACAGTCCCAGTACAAGCAGTGAACAATGGAGGCACGGTAACGTATGCGCCAATCGGTAGTGTAGGATACGTACCAACGACTCCTATTCCGGGAGGAAGTATGATTCTACGACCAACGTTCGTTACAACTGCAGTAACGAATCCAACATCAATCCAACCTGCAGCTTCTGTAACCGTGCAGGCGGTCAGATCTACCGTAGCAACAACTCTGGCGACTCCAAGTTATGCTATCCCGTTAACACAGTACGCTGGAGCGCCGATTATTGTTTCGAGCGGTGTCAATAACCTGGTTAACTCTACCGACAATACAAACATGGCTACAGAAAAACCTACGGAAAACGTACCTCTGGCTACCATAAGCATTCCCGCTTCAATGGCTGGGCCCATGAACAATCATTTCGCCACTATTGCGGCTGCAGGACTTGTGGCGCCCAATTCGGATCCTGTCCAACCCAAAACCTCGGAAAGCCAACATGCGGTGGATAATAATTCCGTTCTGACTGTTTCTGTGTCGAGAAATGGCACTGAGAACCAAGTTGATGCGTCAAACGCAGAGCATCCACAGAGTATTGAGGTGAAAACAGCTGAGGGATGTCGGATTTAA
- the LOC131785463 gene encoding major vault protein alpha has protein sequence MSNIVRIQPMQYIHLLDLNTNVTVLEVGPKSLILQDNHQLVAGPLPFVVIPPGHYCVIQNPVKQPCEPGKQCDLNHGHREMRFFKEPFPLYPGEAIEGARKMSGGKSGIKALPVIGPNEGLQLKAIVDHIDGEEERKAGDMWQLEGPLTYRPTPYAKIEKRVRPCIIKHGEALRLKASQGLVDKTGKNRVTSEQWLIRDLGAYLPGAYEEVVGVEKAHTLTETIALHMRAKQTCIDALGKKRNAGEEWLVTSEDTEMYIPEVFEEVVAEVTQTVLSRKEYCIVMDPVDSKGRNQLGKKELRKGVASFFLHPGEDLDGGILNSYILEADEALVLSAVDHFDEEYAKKKYHRSPGDRWMIFGPVEYIPPIEVAVKARRKAVPLCENEGIYVRDTQSGAVRAVMGPQAYLLGAYEELWEKDLTDDVENILKNGGGIGSGDIRKMAYFESSINPSFTRAEGRDKTQVIVYRCPGYTAVQVYDYLRKTARVIFGPDLVVLGPHENFNVLSLSAGKPKKPNALKTICLMLGTDFITDIIEVETSDHARLKIRIAMNNFFEVERGNNESEQAIFSVPDYIGNACKSVASRIRGKVAQVAFDEFHRHSTSLIKKAVFGVEKDGTIKQRLRFDANQLVVTNVDIQSIEPVDLQMSESLSKSVQMAIEISTKSIERAAEHEAKRTEQMAKGLLERQKLTNEKEAENARVKLFELRAITAAVESSGQTKSEAQAQAERLLIEGESAIEVAKLKAEAAEVELLAELESQRMEKDGELEHQKRLNELDLQKAKELAEIETDKFAAMVEALSAKTISKIARSGPESEAGLLKGLGIQNVLITDGKTPLNLYQSPSGFSQPAMMS, from the exons ATGAGTAATATTGTCCGGATTCAGCCTATGCAATATATTCATCTTCTAGATCTG AACACTAATGTGACTGTACTGGAAGTGGGTCCAAAGAGTTTGATTCTACAGGATAATCACCAATTAGTGGCTGGTCCTTTGCCATTTGTTGTCATTCCACCAGGTCATTACTGTGTCATACAAAACCCAGTCAA ACAGCCTTGTGAACCAGGAAAACAGTGTGACTTGAACCATGGGCACAGAGAAATGAGATTTTTCAAG GAACCATTCCCTCTTTATCCTGGTGAAGCCATTGAAGGAGCAAGAAAAATGTCTG GTGGTAAGTCTGGAATCAAGGCTCTCCCAGTTATTGGACCCAATGAAGGTCTTCAGTTAAAAGCCATTGTAGATCATATAGATGGTGAAGAGGAGCGAAAGGCAGGAGATATGTGGCAGCTGGAGGGACCTCTGACTTACAGACCAACACCATATGCA aaaattgaaaaaagagtAAGACCTTGTATCATCAAACATGGAGAAGCCTTGCGGCTGAAGGCCAGTCAGGGATTAGTGGATAAGACAGGAAA GAATCGTGTTACATCTGAGCAATGGTTAATAAGAGATCTTGGAGCTTATTTGCCTGGGGCCTATGAGGAG GTGGTGGGTGTAGAGAAAGCTCACACTCTGACAGAGACAATAGCCTTGCACATGAGAGCAAAACAGACGTGCATTGATGCACTTGGGAAAAAGAG AAATGCAGGAGAGGAGTGGCTTGTCACCTCTGAGGACACAGAGATGTATATACCTGAAGTGTTTGAG GAAGTTGTTGCTGAAGTGACTCAGACAGTTTTGTCTCGTAAAGAATACTGTATTGTTATGGACCCTGTTGATAGCAAAGGCCGTAACCAGCTGGGCAAGAAAGAACTTCGCAAAGGAGTGGCCTCTTTTTTCTTACATCCAG GAGAAGATTTGGATGGTGGAATATTGAATTCTTATATCCTGGAGGCAGATGAAGCCTTGGTATTGTCAGCAGTGGATCATTTTGATGAAGAATATGCAAAGA AGAAGTATCATCGTTCTCCAGGGGACCGCTGGATGATATTTGGTCCAGTTGAATACATTCCACCAATAGAAGTTGCTGTTAAAGCAAGAAG gAAGGCTGTCCCTCTTTGTGAAAATGAAGGGATTTATGTTAGGGACACACAGAGTGGTGCA GTACGTGCTGTTATGGGACCACAAGCATATCTACTGGGGGCCTATGAGGAATTATGGGAAAAGGACCTCACTGATGATGTGGAAAATATTCTTAA GAATGGTGGAGGCATTGGCTCTGGTGACATTCGGAAAATGGCATACTTTGAATCTTCTATTAATCCCTCATTCACAAGAGCTGAG GGAAGAGATAAGACTCAAGTTATTGTTTACCGCTGCCCAGGATATACTGCTGTTCAG GTGTACGACTATTTAAGGAAAACTGCAAGAGTCATCTTTGGACCAGACCTG GTTGTACTTGGACCACATGAGAACTTCAATGTGCTTAGCTTGAGTG CTGGGAAACCTAAGAAGCCAAACGCCTTGAAAACCATCTGTCTGATGCTGGGAACGGATTTTATAACAGATATTATAGAG GTGGAAACATCTGACCATGCTAGGCTTAAGATCAGAATTGCAATGAACAACTTCTTTGag GTCGAGAGAGGGAATAATGAGTCAGAACAGGCAATTTTTTCTGTCCCAGATTATATTGGAAATGCTTGCAAGAGTGTTG CCAGTAGAATCCGCGGAAAAGTAGCACAAGTAGCGTTTGATGAATTTCATCGCCATTCCACATCTCTCATTAAGAAGGCCGTGTTCGGAGTCGAGAAAGATGGAACAATCAAACAACGCCTTCGATTTGACGCTAATCAACTG GTGGTAACTAATGTTGACATCCAAAGCATCGAGCCTGTGGATTTGCAAATGAGTGAAAGCCTCAGTAAATCTGTTCAAATGGCCATTGAGATTTCTACAAA GTCCATTGAGCGAGCTGCTGAACATGAAGCTAAAAGAACAGAACAAATGGCGAAAGGATTGTTAGAAAGACAGAAGCTTACTAACGAGAAG GAAGCTGAAAATGCGCGAGTGAAGTTATTTGAACTGAGAGCGATTACTGCCGCAGTAGAATCTTCAGGACAAACTAAATCTGAGGCACAG GCTCAGGCAGAACGTTTGCTCATTGAAGGGGAGAGTGCAATAGAAG TCGCTAAACTCAAAGCAGAAGCTGCTGAAGTTGAGCTACTTGCTGAGTTAGAATCTCAAAGAATG GAGAAAGATGGGGAACTCGAACACCAGAAGCGACTTAATGAACTCGATCTACAGAAGGCCAAAGAACTGGCAGAAATCGAG ACTGACAAGTTTGCCGCCATGGTGGAAGCCCTGAGTGCAAAGACGATCAGTAAGATTGCGCGCTCTGGTCCTGAGTCAGAG GCCGGGCTCCTCAAGGGACTGGGAATACAGAATGTCCTCATTACTGATGGAAAAACGCCTCTCAACCTGTACCAGTCCCCAAGCGGCTTTTCCCAGCCGGCAATGATGAGCTAG
- the LOC131785515 gene encoding cyclin-J, whose product MMVENEWWKSQLALEIHDVLREKETRLPPFTSSSPQLKLRRFLVDWLAVFSERIKSSHGVLHLAVYYMDLFMDKFDIDERKLYLVALSCLLLAAKFEENEDKIPTISTLNAYVHNLFSAPEFHQMELLLLNFFSWNLDLPTPVHFMEYYLIHAISATDCQSSGRSLEDNTKPMAYTRKYVHYFLEIALQDHSFLAFPPSVITSAAVAASRLRLHLCPSWTPLLIKVTSYTWEQIAPCVHIMLRAHDADEKAMSQQKAVNAKG is encoded by the exons ATGATGGTGGAAAACGAATGGTGGAAATCGCAGCTCGCTCTGGAAATACACGACGTTCTCCGAGAGAAAGAAACCAGATTGCCACCTTTTACTTCATCTTCACCTCAGTTAAAACTCAGGCGTTTTCTTGTTGATTGGCTTGCTGTATTCTCCGAGAGGATTAAAAGTTCTCATGGTGTGCTTCATTTAGCTGTGTATTATATGGACCTCTTTATGGATAAATTTGACATAGATGAACGCAAACTTTATCTTGTTGCGTTATCATGTTTGCTGCTGGCAG caaagtttgaagaaaatgaGGACAAGATACCAACCATATCAACACTGAATGCCTACGTTCATAACCTGTTCAGTGCACCAGAATTTCATCAGATGGAACTCCTGCTACTGAATTTTTTCTCATGGAACTTAGATTTACCTACACCTGTACACTTCATGGAATACTACTTGATTCATGCAATTTCAGCAACAGACTGTCAGTCTAGTGGAAGAAGTCTTGAGGATAACACCAAGCCAATGGCTTATACCAGGAAATATGTGCATTATTTCCTGGAAATTGCTTTGCAGG ATCATTCATTCCTAGCATTTCCTCCCTCGGTGATAACATCAGCAGCAGTAGCTGCATCACGACTGAGGCTTCACCTCTGCCCATCCTGGACACCCCTACTGATCAAGGTTACATCCTACACATGGGAGCAGATCGCACCCTGTGTGCACATTATGTTAAG AGCACATGATGCAGATGAGAAAGCAATGTCACAACAGAAAGCAGTTAATGCCAAAGGATGA